Genomic DNA from Triticum urartu cultivar G1812 unplaced genomic scaffold, Tu2.1 TuUngrouped_contig_4462, whole genome shotgun sequence:
TCTCACTAACTTTACTCAACTCGGATTTGGTAGCTAAAAGGACCTTGTCTTATGAGCACTCATCATGGATGCACTCATGTTTGGCTTGTGGCACCCACTTACTTTAAATTGGATCGCTCCCTTACTCATCTTCTCTCAATTTCTTGTGTAGTCCTTCTCGACACTTGAGTCTTGTCGGCAATGAATATGGCTTGGTGACATAGGACGGAGGATGTACTACTTTGTGCTTCCTTCGAAGCTATAAAGTTGGTGCGTCCATTTTGGATGACTCCTCGCTCATATTTTCATGGTATTCCCATGAGTAGGTGGCAAACAACCATGGGAAACAACATCACACTTGACAAGTTGTGACAACTTCCATCATCGATTATGGCTTTCATGGATTGTCCATTAATGCAGGCTTTGGGGTGGAAGAGGTTGCAATGTTCTTTGGCTTCATATTGTTGTTGGATGGTCGAGGTCTTCAAGACAACAAGAGTCGGTCTCAAATCAATTTCACAATAGACTTCAGAATCTTTACTTGTTGACATCTTGGTGCCTAGCAACATCTTTCAAAGCTTCCAATTCACCTTCGCTTACAGATTCTTGGTTTGTTGATCACCATAGTGTGCTTATTGGTGGATACTCAGCTCATAGGTCTTGTGTCCACAACCGTTGCAAGTGAAGTATTCAATCTTGCTTTTATTGTCGCTGGAGGCCATGGTGGCACTTGATATTGAACGTTGCTTGTAGGTATTTGTAGGTTGACTTGATTGAGTCGCCGGAGTTTTGGAGATTGAGGGGTCACTACTTGAGGGTGTACCTCGAGAAGGGGCACATTGCTTGAAGTAGCATTGGTGCTATTGTTGTAGATTCTTGAAGGGAAAGTTGGGGAATTGGAGTATCTGAAGTCTCCTTGCTCTTATCTCTCTGCCTTCGTGGCTTGATGGCCCAACTCAATCAAATTGGTGTACGGTTCAAAATCCAAGGTTTGTTTGATGAGGTAGTTGAGACCATTGAGGAAACGTGCAATGATTTGTTCATTGGCCTTGGTCATGTTTGCTCGGATCATGGCAGTTTCCATTTCTTTGCATTACTCTTTGACACTCTTCTTTCCTTGCTTGAGCACTTGGGAGTTTCTTGAAGAAGTCTCGGGTGTAGTGACTGGGAACAAAACGGGCTCGCATGCCGTACGTCAAAGCATGTGGAGACTTGGGCAACTCATGTGACAAAGAGGATATGAAACGTTTCTACCCCCACACCACCATAGTGGGGTGGTGGTTTGGCAAGCTTTTGGAGCGTGCCATGGTTGGTGGGAATGCATCCAAAAGACCTCGTGCTGGCCATCTTTCAGATCTCCAAGATAGATTGGTATGTCCAGCAAGCTTGCGGAACAACACGTGGGTGGCTCAGATTGCCGTCTCCATGGCAATGTCGGTCGACCACATGATGCAGCCACTTGTCTTGCATCTGGAGTTTAGGGACGCTGTCTATGCAAACAGCCAACGACGTGTACTCCTCCTCGGTCTACATTATTCAGTTCCAACACATTGTGGTTTCCCCCATAAAAGAGATCATTTTGAAAAACTGAATGCAGTTTTTTCTTGTGGTTTATCATTCGAACCCATGTTTGGGCAGTGGATAGGCTTCACCGTCTTGGCCTCTTGGGTGGCCTAATTGTGGCGTGTGCCCCGTTTGTAGGCATGTGCAATTTGAAAGCACCTCACTCAGATGGTTTGCCAGAGCATCACACCAAGTAATAATTATATAAAAAATGCTGGTATGTATAGGGAAAACGAACATAAATACAAAATATTGGAAATAATCATTTTAGTCAACTTAGATCCATTCTAGAATCTGGGTAACGATCCATAGTTGCATCAATATATATCTCACAAAATCACATTTTATGCTGTTATGGCTTTATTTTACCCCCAGCTATCACTTGCTACAGCAGCAATCTGAATCCCTCTCGGCGGCAGTATTGTCCTGTCGGCTGACATAGGTCTCGTAGATCTCCACGAGGATCCTCGGGTCCCTCTCGACAAGCTCCTTGTACTCTCCCCGCTCCGCCAGTGTGGGCATGCTATCCATGAGCGCCGACATGGAGGCCTCGAGCAGCTGCTTCGCGTCGTGCCGGTGCGCAAACGCGTAATGGACGATGGTGTTGTCCTTGTTCACCTTGGATGTGATGAACTTCTCGCGGTAGGTCTTCAGGTGCTTTACCTCATACTTCTCGGCCAACACCAGGAGATCGCAGGCCATTTGCTCGTCCAGGAGAGCCTCGCCCGTGTACATGTAGTGGACAAAAGCACGGAGGACATCATAGGACACGTCGTACATCTCGATGACGCCGCTCCGGCTCTCTTCCATCTCGTTGTCAAGCATTGCTCTGAACACAAGAGACCTGCTGGCCTG
This window encodes:
- the LOC125527861 gene encoding BTB/POZ domain-containing protein At4g08455-like, whose translation is MASQIDRAAGQTKKRFFTPRPPASLDIQTRSHATRHLAPEKESSFSRLSPFSYFPATASRSLVFRAMLDNEMEESRSGVIEMYDVSYDVLRAFVHYMYTGEALLDEQMACDLLVLAEKYEVKHLKTYREKFITSKVNKDNTIVHYAFAHRHDAKQLLEASMSALMDSMPTLAERGEYKELVERDPRILVEIYETYVSRQDNTAAERDSDCCCSK